One Longimicrobium sp. genomic region harbors:
- a CDS encoding carbamoyl phosphate synthase: ALDDDLRARMGEAAVRGAKAIDYVGAGTIEMLLNDDGSFYFMEMNTRIQVEHPVTEVCTGFDLVKEQIRAAAGLPLSIPDYPIQLRGHAIECRINAEDPSRNFAPSPGTISVFHPPGGPGVRIDTHVYAGYRVPPYYDSLLAKLIVHASTREEAIARMRHSLAGFVIEGVHTTIPFLLQVMDHPGFMAGEVDTKFLERWMAERAGA, from the coding sequence GCGCTGGACGACGACCTGCGCGCGCGCATGGGCGAGGCGGCGGTGCGCGGGGCCAAGGCGATCGACTACGTGGGCGCGGGGACCATCGAGATGCTGCTGAACGACGACGGGTCGTTCTACTTCATGGAGATGAACACGCGCATCCAGGTGGAGCACCCCGTCACCGAGGTGTGCACGGGGTTCGACCTGGTGAAGGAGCAGATCCGGGCCGCCGCGGGGCTCCCGCTCTCCATCCCGGACTACCCCATCCAGCTGCGCGGCCACGCCATCGAGTGCCGCATCAACGCCGAGGACCCGTCCCGCAACTTCGCGCCGTCGCCGGGCACGATCTCGGTCTTCCACCCGCCGGGCGGACCGGGCGTGCGCATCGACACGCACGTGTACGCGGGGTACCGCGTGCCGCCGTACTACGACTCGCTCCTGGCCAAGCTGATCGTGCACGCCTCCACGCGTGAGGAGGCGATCGCGCGCATGAGGCACTCGCTGGCCGGCTTCGTGATCGAGGGGGTGCACACCACCATCCCCTTCCTTCTCCAGGTGATGGACCACCCCGGCTTCATGGCCGGCGAGGTGGACACCAAGTTCCTGGAGCGCTGGATGGCGGAGCGCGCGGGTGCCTGA
- a CDS encoding 2-phosphosulfolactate phosphatase, with the protein MRLDVFMTPAEALPAEVAGRTVVVIDVLRASSSIVEAMASGARTIFPVASIEEAIRLANTLGRDGVLLCGERRSLTIEGFDLGNSPGDFTPERVGGKTLVMTTTNGTASMAAAAGAGRVIVGALLNLDAVVEELVRTGAEPVFLCSGREGRFGLDDAVTAGRMIGALMEALPAAEWTMNDGARAALALGRAFDGDAAALFAETAAGRQVADAGLEADLAFCAQTNLRDVVPVLQDRSITLNGSA; encoded by the coding sequence ATGCGGCTGGACGTGTTCATGACCCCCGCCGAGGCGCTCCCCGCCGAGGTGGCCGGCCGTACCGTCGTGGTGATCGACGTGCTGCGCGCCTCGTCGTCCATCGTCGAGGCGATGGCGTCGGGGGCGCGCACCATCTTCCCCGTGGCGTCCATCGAGGAGGCGATCCGCCTGGCCAACACGCTGGGCCGCGACGGCGTGCTGCTCTGCGGCGAGCGGCGCAGCCTGACCATCGAGGGCTTCGACCTGGGCAACTCGCCCGGCGACTTCACCCCCGAGCGCGTCGGCGGCAAGACGCTGGTGATGACCACCACCAACGGCACGGCGTCGATGGCGGCCGCGGCGGGGGCGGGGCGGGTGATCGTCGGGGCGCTCCTCAACCTGGACGCCGTGGTCGAGGAACTGGTGCGCACCGGCGCCGAGCCCGTCTTCCTCTGCTCGGGCCGCGAGGGCCGCTTCGGCCTGGACGACGCCGTCACCGCCGGCCGCATGATCGGCGCCCTGATGGAAGCGCTTCCTGCCGCGGAGTGGACGATGAACGACGGCGCCCGGGCTGCGCTCGCCCTGGGCCGCGCCTTCGACGGCGACGCCGCGGCCCTCTTCGCCGAGACCGCCGCCGGCCGCCAGGTCGCCGACGCCGGCCTCGAAGCCGACCTCGCCTTCTGCGCCCAGACCAACCTCCGCGACGTGGTCCCGGTGCTTCAGGATCGCAGCATCACGTTGAACGGAAGTGCGTGA
- a CDS encoding DNA translocase FtsK 4TM domain-containing protein produces the protein MQLSLDDRQRRELWGLGLLALALLLALSLIPVGLLGATGMRLFPTGNVVGVAGSWLARGTLGFLGVGAVALPVLAGLWGLVAFEKLEAPSAFRWSVLAAGLMLLVPATAAVAIGRVAEPPLLAGWTGAAAGWGMASLIGTVGASLVLFFAFAGLCVATLKWNPLRTAVGGGRLAWGHARTLATSIPSPTLRLPDPRLLLPTRGPRTPDTEQEIDEAELEEEYADFLPEDAFASYDDEEATVLDHPVALAPPAKAPAKAKAAAKPVARSTAAEQTELIPEDAGDPTAGDLPASDLLTAAPFRDDQRNRQELDKLGKVLIDKLATFKIEGEIVGMTTGPVVTQFEVSPAPGVKVARIANLEADLALALKAPSVRIVAPIPGKGAVGVEVPNPTPEMVFFREVVESQQFRASKAALPLALGKDIAGRPMVADLAKMPHLLIAGATGSGKSVCVNTIITSLIYRHSPQSLRFLMVDPKMVELSMYNDLPHLRHPVVTDNNDAAAVLKWAVLEMERRYELLSVNGVRNLQDFNKRVESGVVIRSPEADGEEGDPDRWLYKGGALPYIVVIIDELADLMMTVQGDVEKPLALLAQKARAIGIHLILATQRPSVNVITGLIKANFPSRIAFRVSSKVDSRTILDGNGADALLGNGDMLMLPPGSSELIRIQGAYLSTEETEEVMKWYREQARIRREEALAAGLEIAEGTGEANILDVVRASEDTGELEPEEAVGERDKLFREAAELCIQHQGGSTSLLQRRLRIGYGRAARIIDQLHFAGVLGPPDGSKPRDVLVDFTQIDSICGG, from the coding sequence ATGCAGTTATCCCTCGACGACCGGCAGCGGCGCGAGCTGTGGGGGCTCGGACTCCTGGCCCTCGCGCTCCTGCTCGCGCTTTCCCTGATCCCGGTCGGCCTGTTAGGCGCGACCGGAATGCGGCTCTTTCCCACCGGCAACGTGGTCGGCGTGGCGGGAAGCTGGCTCGCGCGCGGCACGCTCGGGTTCCTGGGCGTCGGGGCGGTCGCGCTGCCGGTGCTGGCGGGGCTGTGGGGGCTGGTCGCGTTCGAAAAGCTGGAGGCGCCTTCCGCCTTCCGCTGGAGCGTGCTGGCGGCGGGGCTGATGCTGCTGGTTCCCGCCACCGCCGCCGTCGCCATCGGACGCGTCGCGGAGCCGCCGCTGCTGGCCGGGTGGACCGGCGCCGCGGCGGGGTGGGGAATGGCGTCGCTGATCGGCACGGTGGGCGCGTCACTTGTCCTCTTCTTCGCCTTCGCCGGGCTGTGCGTGGCGACACTCAAGTGGAACCCGCTGCGCACCGCGGTCGGCGGCGGGCGGCTGGCCTGGGGGCACGCGCGCACCCTCGCCACCTCCATCCCGTCGCCCACGCTGCGCCTCCCCGACCCGCGCCTCCTCCTCCCCACGCGCGGCCCCCGCACGCCCGACACGGAGCAGGAGATCGACGAAGCGGAGCTCGAGGAGGAGTACGCCGACTTCCTCCCCGAAGACGCCTTCGCCAGCTACGACGACGAGGAGGCGACGGTGCTCGACCACCCCGTCGCCCTCGCGCCCCCGGCCAAGGCGCCCGCGAAGGCCAAAGCCGCCGCGAAGCCGGTCGCACGCTCCACCGCCGCCGAGCAGACGGAGCTGATCCCCGAAGACGCGGGCGATCCCACGGCCGGCGACCTTCCGGCGTCCGACCTGCTCACCGCCGCACCGTTCCGTGACGACCAGCGCAACCGCCAGGAGCTGGACAAGCTGGGAAAGGTGCTGATCGACAAGCTCGCGACGTTCAAGATCGAGGGCGAGATCGTCGGGATGACGACGGGCCCCGTGGTCACGCAGTTCGAGGTCTCGCCCGCGCCCGGCGTCAAAGTGGCGCGCATCGCGAACCTGGAGGCGGACCTGGCGCTGGCGCTCAAGGCGCCATCGGTGCGCATCGTAGCGCCCATCCCCGGCAAGGGGGCCGTCGGCGTGGAAGTGCCCAACCCGACGCCGGAGATGGTCTTCTTCCGCGAAGTCGTAGAAAGCCAGCAGTTCCGCGCGAGCAAGGCGGCGCTCCCGCTGGCGCTGGGCAAGGACATCGCGGGGCGGCCGATGGTCGCGGACCTCGCCAAGATGCCGCACCTCCTGATCGCCGGCGCCACGGGATCGGGCAAGTCGGTGTGCGTCAACACCATCATCACCTCGCTGATCTACCGCCACTCGCCGCAGTCGCTCCGGTTCCTGATGGTGGACCCGAAGATGGTGGAGCTCAGCATGTACAACGACCTCCCCCACCTGCGGCACCCCGTCGTCACGGACAACAACGACGCCGCGGCGGTCCTCAAGTGGGCGGTGCTGGAGATGGAGCGCCGCTACGAGCTCCTTTCGGTGAACGGCGTCCGCAACCTGCAGGACTTCAACAAGCGCGTGGAGAGCGGCGTCGTCATCCGCTCCCCCGAGGCCGACGGTGAAGAGGGGGATCCCGACCGGTGGCTCTACAAGGGCGGCGCGCTCCCGTACATCGTCGTCATCATCGACGAGCTGGCGGATCTGATGATGACGGTGCAGGGCGACGTGGAGAAGCCGCTGGCGCTGCTAGCGCAGAAAGCGCGCGCCATTGGCATCCACCTGATCCTGGCGACGCAGCGCCCCTCGGTGAACGTCATCACGGGGCTGATCAAGGCCAACTTCCCCAGCCGCATCGCCTTCCGCGTCTCGTCCAAGGTGGACAGCCGCACCATCCTCGACGGCAACGGCGCCGACGCGCTCCTGGGCAACGGCGACATGCTGATGCTGCCCCCGGGGAGCAGCGAGCTGATCCGCATCCAGGGCGCCTACCTCTCGACCGAAGAGACGGAAGAGGTAATGAAGTGGTATCGCGAACAGGCGCGCATCCGCCGCGAGGAGGCGCTCGCCGCGGGCCTGGAGATCGCCGAGGGCACTGGCGAGGCGAACATCCTGGACGTCGTGCGCGCCTCCGAGGACACGGGCGAGCTGGAGCCGGAGGAGGCGGTGGGCGAGCGCGACAAGCTTTTCCGCGAAGCCGCCGAGCTCTGCATCCAGCACCAGGGCGGCTCCACCTCGCTGCTCCAGCGCCGCCTGCGCATCGGCTACGGGCGCGCCGCGCGCATCATCGACCAGCTCCACTTCGCCGGCGTGCTCGGACCTCCGGATGGATCCAAACCGCGCGACGTGCTGGTCGACTTCACCCAGATCGATTCGATT